Part of the Lynx canadensis isolate LIC74 chromosome E3, mLynCan4.pri.v2, whole genome shotgun sequence genome is shown below.
GAAGTCAGGTagggccccccccctccccagaccccgGTCCGGCTGACCTCATTACCCCGCTTGGGAAGGGTCCCTCCGGAGAGGTCCCAGCCTAGGCCCAGCACTGATCATGCCCTTGGCACATGGTGGCTTCTCCCTAGCCCTGCCCCCAGCGTCTCTGCCACCGGGCGCTCAGGCTGGGCTCCGGACCTTGATAGGCGAAGTGGGGAGACCCACGTCTCGGGACCTCCTGGCCTCAGCACCAGCTGTTTCCAGCAAGAGTGCCTTGGCCATCAGGGCCCCCCGCCTCACCCTCGCAGGCCTGGGCCCCTGGGCCCGGGGCTAGTTCCTCTCCaggctctgccccagctccctctgccctgtcccaGACTCCTGAGTCAGCCCAGAGGCCTCCGGTCCCTCCTGCTCACCCAGTGGTCACCCTTGGTGGCCCAGCTGTGCCCCCATCCAGATTCAGGCATGGCAGCGGGGCAGGTAGATGGGTGCATCAGGGCCCAGAAAGAGGCTCGGTGCGGCCAGCCTGAGGAGCCCGTTCCGGGCCTGCCACACCGGGACTTACCAGGGAAGAGCCCGCTCCCAGTGCAGCCTGGTCGCAGCACTCAGAGCAGAGCTGCCGGAGCAGGGACAGCCAGGTGGACGGTGAGGTCAGCACGCCCTCCCCTCCAGAGAAGTGCCCCGTGGACCACGCCAAGCTGACGGTGGTGGTGAACAACATCGCGGTGGCCGAGCAGATCGGGGAGCTGTTCATCCACTGCAGGCACGGCTGCCGGGCAGCGGGGGCCGGGAAGCCTGCCGTCTTTGAGGTGGATCCCCGAGGGTGCCCCTTCACCATCAAGCTCAGCGCTCGGAAGTAAGTGCTGTCctcggcccccgccccccacccctcccaggggTGCTGAGAGCCGGTGCCTCTGGGGACTGACGCCTGCCTCCCAAAGGGACCACGAGGGCAGCTGTGACTACAGGCCTGTGCGGTGCCCCAACAACCCCAGCTGCCCGCCCCTCCTCAAGATGAACCTGGAGGCCCACCTCAAGGAGTGTGAGCACATCAAGTGTCCCCACTCCAAGTACGGGTGAGTGGGCGGGGGTGGGCATGTGGGCTGCCCCCGGCCGGTGGgcgggcagggcgggggcggcggggcctCCGGGCTGGCATTCACAGTCCCTCCTTCAGCGAACCCTTGTTGAGATCTGCTTGTGTGCTGGGCGCTGGGGAGACAGCCAGGGTCCTGGGGAGACGGACCTTAGCGGGAGCCTCACCGTCAGCTATGTAATTACAAACTGAGGTACAGGTGCCGTGAAGGAGAGGCCTGAGCCCCACGGGAACGCAGAGGGGTCGGAGTGGTCGGCGAgctgggaggtcagggaagggggGTGTCCCTGAGAACCGATGCATGTGTGGGTGTGAGCCAAAGACTAGCATGAGGGCTTTGGGCGGCTGGACCATCATGAGTGGGGTAGAGAGCagggggcggtgggaggggggaagaggcaggagcCGGGAGGCTGTCGAAGGGTGCGGAAGAGCCCTTAAGGAGCTTTGGGAGCAGAAGGACTAGATTTCCTCCCAAAGTGGCCTGATGGGTGCTGAGTGGGAGCAGGATGGACGGGTGGGCAGCaggtgggaggtgtggggaggcgtgggggggggggcaggggcagtgccTCACtgggcaggcaggtgggcagggcagcCATCCTGCGTCTCCAGGTGCACATTCATCGGGAACCAGGACACGTATGAGACACACCTGGAGACCTGCCGCTTCGAGGGCCTGAAGGAGTTCCTGCAGCAGACGGACGACCGCTTCCACGAGATGCACGTGGCGCTGGCCCAGAAGGACCAGGAGATCGCCTTCCTGCGCTCCATGCTCGGCAAGCTCTCGGAGAAGATTGACCAGCTGGAGAAGAGCCTGGAGCTCAAGTTCGGTGAGGGCGCGCCCCAGAAGGCAGGGGTGTGGCCTCTCCTCCCGGTCCCTGACACCCTCTTCCTTGCCACTCAGACGTCCTCGACGAAAACCAGAGCAAGCTCAGCGAGGACCTCATGGAGTTCCGGAGGGATGCGTCCATGTTGAACGTGAGCGGGAGGGGGCCacgtgcggggtggggggggtggggacgcAGGACCGGCCCTCGGCCTAGGCCCCAACAGGAGGCTTGCCCCGCTCCCCGCCACCCCGCTGTCAGGGTTCAGTGTCTGTGCTGGGGGAGGCGGCTGCTGCCGCGTGGGGGCAGGGAGACCGCGGACCCACAGCCAGCATGCCCTGTACTCTTGGTCTTGGCAGGATGAGCTGTCCCACATCAATGCGCGGCTGAACACAGGCATCCTCGGATGTGAGTACGGGCCTGCCGCTGCCCCCTCTGCTGCCCCTGGGCGCCCCCGGGCCCTCACCAGCTCCTCCCGTCTCCGCAGCCTATGACCCACAACAGATCTTCAAGTGCAAAGGAACCTTTGTGGGCCACCAGGGCCCCGTCTGGTGTCTGTGTGTCTACTCCATGGGGGACCTGCTCTTCAGTGGCTCCTCTGACAAGACCATCAAGGTGAGTGGGGTCTTGCCCAGGGAGGTGGTCTACAgcctggtggcgggggggggggggggggggggcaatgggCACTGCCTGCGCCCACCTTCCCTCCACATTCCCACCATGCTGCCCCCTGGCGTTGGGCTGCCCCTCCTGGGACCCAGCCTGATGGTGGCCTCTGCAGGTGTGGGATACGTGTACCACCTACAAGTGCCAGAAGACGCTAGAAGGCCACGACGGCATTGTGCTGGCGCTCTGTATCCAGGGGTGAGTGCGGGCATGCATGGTACCCACGTGGAGGCGGGGACGGGAGACGCCCTGCTCCCCCCACGGGCCACATGTGTCCTCAGCTGGCTGTGTCTACCTCTCCTGCGGGGCACCCTCATCCTTGAGCAGGGCTGGATGGCTGGGTGGTGGCACGCGGGCCCCCACGTTCCCAGTGTGTGGCCCCGGAGCTGGGGCGCCTCGGGGAGGTAGGAACTCAGCCGTCGCTCGGCTGGCCTGTAGCCAGAGCCTCAGGCACAGCTTGGGGACAGGACCACAGAGTAGCCTGCCCGGCTCCCCCCTCGCCCGAGAAGGGTAGCCCCTCTCGACCTTCTCTCCTGTCTCGTGTCATGAGACTTCACGttgtgggcaggagagggagagacgtgCGTTCCCGGAAAGCAGCAGCTTGGCCGTCGGCAGCGCTGACAGGGGTAGTTACCTCACAGCTTGCTGTCGGACGCTTGCCAGGCAGGCGGCGGGGTCAGGCCTCTACCCCCAAGGTTCCCTCGCCGGAACAGGAAGACGGAGGGCTGGGGGCAGCGGGAGGAACCCGGCCGAGCTGCCGGTTCCTGGTGGCTTCCCGGTGGCTGGTGCTCCCTTGGCCTGGCAAGGCCACACCGGCGAGGACACTGGCTTCTCCTGCCCTGACCCCTTGGCTCCGCTCCCCCAGGTGCAAGCTGTACAGCGGCTCAGCGGACTGCACCATCATCGTGAGTGGGGCCGcggcaggtgggtgggaggggcctGGGCCGCACCGGCTTCCGGGGGCCCCAGGCCCGCCGTGCCACCACGACCCGAGGCTTCCTGTCGTCCTTCCCGCCAGGTGTGGGACATCCAGAACCTGCAGAAGGTGAACACGATCCGGGCCCACGACAACCCCGTGTGCACGCTGGTCTCCTCACACAACATGCTCTTCAGCGGCTCCCTGAAGGCCATCAAGGTCAGGCCGGCCTCGCGTGTGCACATGTGGGGCGGTGGGCTACCGGACCCCTGCGCCCCAGCCTGCATTCGTGGCCGTCCCCACAGGTCTGGGATATCGTGGGCACTGAACTGAAGCTGAAGAAGGAGCTCACGGGCCTCAACCACTGGGTGCGGGCGCTGGTGGCTGCCCAGAGCTACCTGTACAGCGGCTCCTACCAGACAATCAAGGTGCGTCCGCACACGCTTCGCGTGGGAAGACCCCTCACGAGGCTAGACCCCTGGGCTGGCACTGCCCAGGCCGGCCCCGGGGGCTCCGTCTGCCCTGCCCCCATGCCGCCGGGTTGGGGAGACCCTCACACACATCCTGGGTGACGAGCGGGCTGCTTAGCGTCCAGAGGCCCTGAGGGCAAGGTGCCGGGCCTGGGACCGACGGGCTCGAGCTTGTCCGTAGATCTGGGACATCCGGACCCTCGACTGCATCCACGTCCTGCAGACATCTGGCGGCAGCGTCTACTCTATCGCTGTGACGAATCACCACATTGTCTGTGGCACCTATGAGAACCTCATCCACGTAAGGCGGGCACCTAGGGGCAGGGCCTGCCTCCGGGGCGCTGTCCTCCCCGGAGCCTGTGGCTCTGACCTGCCTGGGCCATTCCTTCAGGTGTGGGACATCGAGTCCAAGGAGCAGGTGCGGACCCTGACGGGCCACGTTGGCACTGTGTATGCCCTGGCGGTCATCTCAACGCCAGACCAGACCAAAGTCTTCAGCGCGTCCTATGACCGGTCTCTCAGGGTGCGTGCGGACCTAGCGATGGTGGGAGGTTCACGGTGGGCGGTTGGGCCCAGGTGGGCAGGCCCTCATGTCCCGTGTGCCCCCAGGTCTGGAGCATGGACAACATGATCTGCACGCAGACCCTGCTGCGTCACCAGGGCAGTGTGACCGCACTGGCCGTGTCCCGGGGCCGGCTCTTCTCGGGAGCTGTGGACAGCACTGTGAAGGTCAGTGCCTCGGCTCAGGCCTTCCAAAGGGGCTGCGTGtgtggagcggggggggggggggggggggcgaggagcTAGAAGCCTTGGGTCGGTGGCACCTGAGGGCAGGTGTGactggcaggtggggggggggggcggcgtggCCGGAGGGGCAGCTGAAACAGAGCCCTTCCTCTGCAGGTTTGGACTTGCTAACAGAATCCAGACCAGTCTTGGCTTCCTCTGGGACCTCCCCTAGGCTTGTCCCAACCAGGCTGGCCACATGAGGGGTCTCAAGGGGCGCTCACTGCCTGCCCTGCGGGGACAGACCGACAGGTTCACCTGGCCAGGcagtgccctccccaccctgtgcCCGGCGAGCCTCCCTCTGCTTGGTCCTGTGATCGTCGCCGCCAAGACAGTGCCCAGCCCCTCCCGCTGGGTGCCAGGTACGATGCTCGCCCGGCCCACCCTCCATCCCTGCCCCAGATGGACTGTGGGCCTTTTTACTCAccttttctactgtttttagACTGTATATAGATTTGATTACTTCTTGATTGAAATAAAAGCTGCACAGACTGTGGCTGTGAGTGGGGATAGTCCTTGGGGTGACAGGCCACCCGGGAATGCTGTTGTGCTGGGGCACCAGCGGCcagtgggagggaggctggggaggagccACAGAAGGGCTCCTGTCAGCTCCAGGATGTGGCCCTCTTGGTGACGTCTCTTCCCTGCCGGGAGCAAGCTAGACCCCCGTTCTCCCCAACACACGTCCCCAAGAAGTGAGCCAGGCAGCTCTGTTTTCTGCTGTTTATTGACAGCTGACAGTAGCTCCCTGCCCGGAACCCCCCTCCCCGCTTGCTGGAGCCCCAGCCTGGGCCGCCCGTTGAAGGGAGGCCAGGCACACCCACCTGGGGAAGTATCAGGGCCTGACAGCTGGAAAGGGCCCACACGCTCAGATGCCACCTTGGCTGACCCCTTCCACCCGCCCGCCTCGCAACCGCTGGTTTTCGgcgtttttaaattctttttttttttttttttttttttttttttttttttaagaaacgtCAAAGTTGTGCCCAACACAGCAAACACAATAGAGGAGGCCAGTCGGTACTTtttggaaaggggagagagaggaaaagagagagagggcaagaacgACCACACGACACAGCCTTGGACCATGAGCAGAAGCGTCCATGGGAACTCAGATGGGGGAGGGCAGGCTGTCTGTACGGGGCCAGCGAGGAGCCCTGAGGAGGGAGGGTCAGGCACACCCTGACACACGCCACACGCAGCCTGGCATGCACGCCCTGCACCCACCGAGGTCACCCAGCTGCCGTGCCCACGCTGCACGCACGGCTCCCCCGGAGCCCAGGCGCGCCTCACACCGGCACCCTGGGAGAGAGCAGGGAGCCCCTCCCCACCGGCTCCACGGTGTGGAGGACACAGCCCAGCAGCGAGCAAGGCACATCCTTCGAGTTCTTCAGACGCAGAGAAGTTAGGAGAGCGAGGGGAGGCCCTAGCGGAGCGCGGACCCTCCCGGACCCCAGCCTCCTGTTTGTGCTACTGGGCCAGGTGTCCTagacggagggagggaaggatggacagacagacagccagGGCCTCTAACAGCTTTTGTCTTGAGCTAGACTTCAGTGTCCTTACAGTTGGTAAATGGTTTTCTATAGaatcaataatattttttctttctttaaatatatatttgttaaagttacacctttttgtttctctggggaaaTCTGCCTCAGCTCATTCCCAATAAATTAATACTCTCGATAGCTTATATTCTGGGGGGTACAGTGGGGCAGGGGGCGTGATCCCAGCCCCAGTCCCTTGTGCTGCGCTGGAGCGGCTGGCAGAAGTCCCCAATGGGcagttctgtgctgggcataggCCTGTGCTCTGCCACAGATCGGGGAGGGGGCCAAAGCGGCCGTCCGCCTCCCACTGCCTCCCAGGGCAGACCCGGCCTGGCCTCAGGGCAGGGGGCCAGGGGCTGCCCTTCCTCGCCCGCAGCAGGCAGAGCCCGGCGCGGGTGGGCGGGTGTGGCCCAGCAGTTATTGCACAGGGAGCAGCAGACGGGGACGGGCACCCGCCGGGCAGCAGCATTTACTTAGAGCCCTCGGGTCCCCTGGCCAGGCAGTCCTCCAGGCCGGCCGTCcggcctgggccctgggggcaGGAGTTGTGCTTGTGCAGGGGATGGGCAGCACGGGCCCGCCCCTGCCCGCCTGGCCCCCGTCGGCCCTCCGCCCTGCCCGCTCGCGCTGCGCCCAGAGGTGCCCACCCTGAGGTAAAGGTCAGTGTGCGGGCCGGGGGCCCCGGGCGGCGCGGGCGGGCCCGACGTGAGCAGCCGCGTCACTCCAGCATGGCGTCCAGCTGGTCGGCCAGGTCGTCGAACATGCTGCCGATGTCGTCCAGTATGCTGCCGGTGCTCTTCTCCTCCGCGGacgaggggctgggggcgggcgcGGCGTGAGCTGGCGGCGCGGGCGCGCGACACCCTGCCCGGGCCCCGCCCCTGTCCCTCACGACCCGCCCCGCCTCCACCGAGCCGCAAGATTCGACCCCCGGCTCCGCAGCCCCGCACGACCCGCCCCTGCCTCCGCTCCTCAGCCCTACTCgaccccgcccccgccgccccgggcccggccccGCACGACGCGACCCCGCCCCCGctgccccgggccccgccccgcagcccctccccgccccgcccctccctcgaCTCGAGCTGGAGCGCCGCAGCCTCGGAGCGCGCGCGGACCCCGCCCCGCACCTACCGCGCGCCCTGCGCGTCCTCCTGCCGGATCTTCTCCTCTACGGCTTGCAGCGCGGCCGCCAGGCACGCGCTCGTCTCCTCCAGCTTCTGCCGGGCGCTGTCTCCCGGCGAGGCGCCGTCGGGCGCGGCGGGGGGCCCGgcggtggcggtggtggtggtggtggcggcggcggcggcggcggcggcgcgcggtGGCTTGGCGGGCACGTGCAGCGCGGACGCGCCGGGGGACGGGGGCTTGGCGGGGCTGGCGCTCAGCGAGGGCGGCGTGCTGGCCGGCTTAGCGAGGGCGGCGGGTGGCTGGCGAGCCGGCGAGGGCGCGGGCGACGGGCTGGCACTGCCCGACTGCAGCCCCGCCGCGGCCTTGGCCGGCTTGGGCGCcgtgggcggcggcggcggcttgGGAGACACGGGCGGCGGCGTGCCGTGGGCGCGCTTCACCTCTGCGGGGAGGAGGAGATTCGCACAGGGGGCGGGAGAGCCCTGCCGCAGCGCTCCGCCTCGCCCTCGAGAACCGCGCTGCGGACCCCGCCGCCCCTCGGAGCCCCGGCTCCCTGCAGCCGCCAGGGGGCGCGCTTCCCTATGCGTATCTGCTCGGGTCACCGGCTTCCAGACCCTTCTGTGTCCGCACACTACCCCCTCCATCCCCCTTCAGGTGTGGCCTGCTGCAGACACTGGCCCTTGGGTTGCTTGAATACCACGGGGCCTTCTCATGTCTGATCCTTCTGCTTGGAAGCCTGCCCCCTCTCTCTAGTGCTGGGGTGACTTTCAAGCTTGGTCACTCTCAAGCCTCCCAGAGTCCTCCGTGACCCAGCATCGTGCACCTGTCTTCCCTCCAACAGGTGCTGTTATCCATGGGTTTCTGTGCCTCATCCACTGAGCAAGGTGACGAACATCCACCCTCCTCCCAATTTGGGGTCGGCAGTGTTGTccaatgggtgggtggatgacaGGGTCTGAGGTCTGAGCACAAGGGTCTTCACCTTGTGCTTCCCACCCCATTCCACCTGGCCTTCCTCAAGTTCAAGAGGAAAACCCCTCAGACCatggagtggggaggtggggggggggggcttccccAGCTGGCTCCCTTCACCTACCTGGGCTGCCAGGACCTGGCAGCGGCACCTTCTTGGAGGCAGGTGTGGGTGAGCCCTGGATCTTGGGAACAGGCTGAGCCAGCATGGGCTTGGGAGAGACAGGCGGCTTGGCTGGCTTCCGGGAATCCGTGTCAGGTGGGGGCAGCGGGGGAAGGTGCATCAGGTCGGAGGGCGGGGGTTCTGcaggtgggggcggcgggggcagcTCCGGGGGCCCAGTCTGCTCAGAGGTCGGCCTGCGGCGCACGGTGCCCGTGCCATTCTGGTACACAGACAGTGGCGGCGGCGGCTCAGGACCTGCTTCCCGCTCCTTGGCCTTGGGCCGGCGCTTGACCGTGTCAGACTCCGTCAGGATGAACTTGACGCTCTCCTGCTGGCTCTGCTTGGCTCGGATGCGCCTCTTGAGCGTGGCACTGGCCTCCACTCTGGCCAGGGGCGGGCCCTCCCCACTCGCCTCTCCCTTGGCTGGACCTCGAGACCGCTGCCGGGCGCTCCCATCCTCCACAAAGTGGCCGTGGTCTGCAGGCCCCCCTGACTCCCCAGGCGCCCTGCGGGCGGTGGCCAGGAGTCCCGTGACAGGCCCGCTGAGGGTGCGGCGCCTGTTCACCACCTCGCCGTCAGGCCCAATGGCTTCCTTGTGCTTCACCGAGGCCAGCACCGTGGCCACCCGGCCTGGCTCCGGGCTGGCGGGGCGGGGCGTGGGGTGGCCCTCGGGGGGCCTGCGGGCTGCtcggcccccacccccaatggATGACAGCTCTAGCATGGCTGCGATGCTCTTCACGCTGCCAGCGCTGCCTGTGTCCACGCTGCCAGCCAGGTCGCTGGCCCGCCGGCGCTGTGCCCGGACGCCCAGCCGGCCATCCTCGGTCCCAGCCCCTTCCGTCTCAGCATCTGGCGCCGACTCATCTGCCAGGTTGGCGCTGGCCATGGCTGAGCTGGAGCGcttgggcgggggcgggggcggcccctTCTTTCGGGGCCGCACCGCGAAGGACTGGCTGCGGTTGACGTTCTTGTCGGTTCCGGCGGGCGCTCGCACCGAGTGGCTACGGCCCACGCGCCGCTGGACGGTGGCATAGGGCCCTGCGGCGGCTGGCACCAGCAGCTCGTCCCGCTCTGGCTCGCTGTCGGATGCCGCATAGCGATTCAGGCTGTGGGCACGCTTCTTGGGCCGCCCTGGCTCCGCGTCAGCCTCCGGAGGCAGGCACAGTGTGGGCACGGGCGGGGGGGCGGCCGCGGGCACGGGCACGGGCCCGGGCCCGGGAGCGGCCGGCCCTGCGTCGCTCTCCACGGGCTGGGGCAGCACGTAGGCAAAGCCGCGGTGTGTGGGTGACTGAGGCAGCGAACGGGGTGACATGGGTCGTTCTGTTGGTGGCAGCAGCTGCGGGGTGGGCTTCACCTTGGCTGTGGCTGGGGCTGGGCCATGAGGCCCCCCCAGGGCTTGAGGGGAGCCCGGCTGGGCTTTCGTGGGCGTTTGGGGAGGTGTGAAGTGGCTGGCACCTGGCGGAAGGACCTGCCGCGGCTTGCCAGGCACCGGAGGCACGCTGGCCCGCTTGACGCTGTGGCCGTGGCGGCTGGGCCGGGTCTCCTTGGGTGGGGTGCCAGGGGCTGGCCCTTCGTCCAGCAGGTACTCCTGGCTTCGCGACATGGGGCTGCCGGGCCCAGGGGGCCCGTCCCCCAGCAGCTCCTGAGAGCTGCTCATGTGCCGCGCCTGTCCACCCAGGCTGGGCTCCTGCCGCACGGAGGCCCTCGGCGTCGGGGGCAGGTGGTTGGAGGGCTTCTCGGcagtggtggcggtggtggcggcggcggcggcggcggcgcccccCTCGGCCGGGCCAGTCATGGCAGCCTGCAGCTCACCACTGAGCTCGCTGTCCTGGAAGGTGGTCATCTTGGGAGACTGGCAGTCAGCCGGGGCAGGCTCGGGCGGGGGAGGTGACTCAATGGCCATCACCTCGAGCGACTGCGGGGCCTTCCGGCGCAGGGGTCCCCCCTCGAACTTGGCGTACTCTGCCTTCTGCAGCTCCGCCAGTTTCCTCACTGCCAGCATCAGCTTCTTCTGGTGGCCTGGGTAGGGCATGGGCAGGTCAGGCCGGGGAGGGCGGCAGGGACCAGAAGGCGGAGGAGCCCGGGGCCGGGGGCCTCACCCAGCTTGGTGATGCCGATCTCCTGTAGGTCTTCCCAGGTGATGTCGGTGATGAAGTCGATGTTCTCATAGCCGTTGTCCACCAGCACTTTGTAGTACTGGGCCAGGCCGATCATGGACAGCCACACAGCCAGGTTCGCCTGTGGAGCAGGGGACACGGAGGGCAGCCCGAGCTAGCTGTCCACACCCTGCTCGCTACTCCGAGCTTTCGGGGGTGGGGGCACCGGGCCAGCCTggcacagacagacagaaggacgGATAGACAGGCCAGAGGTGTCAGCTTCAGAGACAGCGCGACCTCAGTAGGAGCCCAAGGCCAGCAGCACACACGCATGTGcgagcacacgcacacacacacaggggtgaCCCTATCCTCGGGACAccgtttggggtggggggcaagaaCGAGCTTCCTCACCTGCCAAGGCAGCCGTGGGGACGGCACCCCGGGGGACACGCCTTGCACGTCATAGACACGGACACACGGCACCACCGACCGGACACGTGTACGCACACGGTGCATCCCAGCCATACGCGGGCACCGACACTCTCCACGTCACGCGCACTCCCTCTCGCCACTTCCACACCCTCACTGGGCACACGTCACGCACGCGTGGAACTACCCGTGATGCTCTTTACCCAGAAGCACGTGGTGGCTCCCTGAACCACGGCCACCTGTGCACACTCCCAGCTGGATGTACTCGCCCACCAACACGCGGCACACTTGGTCACCCCTGGGTGCACAGAGCAAAGCAGCCCCGCGGGACGGGGACCTGTTCGTTGGGAGCACCCCCGAGCCGCCGACGGAGCACGCTGAGCATGAACCCGCCAGTCGCCGACCCACAGCCCTGGGGGCTCCGGGTGCCCACGGGATCTCTCCTCAAGCCCAgcccgaggctcagagaggctgcgTAGATTCCACAGGCCTGGGGCCCGCCTTGCGCAGGCCCAGAACCTGTCACGCCACGGGTTGACGGTTAGCCACGGCACGAACCGTGGTCCGTGTGGGCGTCTGCCATCCACACAGCCAGCGCGTGCGGTGcgatgtgtgggtgtgtgcacgcAGTCGTCAGCGGGCGCCTTGGCTATATTTGGTGCACGCGTGCTGTCTGTACACACGAAGCAGGCGGAC
Proteins encoded:
- the CASKIN1 gene encoding caskin-1 is translated as MGKEQELVQAVKAEDVGTAQRLLQRPRPGKAKLLGSTKKINVNFQDPDGFSALHHAALNGNTELITLLLEAQAAVDIKDNKGMRPLHYAAWQGRKEPMKLVLKAGSAVNVPSDEGHIPLHLAAQHGHYDVSEMLLQHQSNPCMVDNSGKTPLDLACEFGRVGVVQLLLNSNMCAALLEPRPGDTTDPNGTSPLHLAAKNGHIDIIRLLLQAGIDINRQTKSGTALHEAALCGKTEVVRLLLDNGINAHVRNTYSQTALDIVHQFTTSQASKEIKQLLREASAALQVRATKDYCNNYDLTSLNVKAGDIITVLEQHPDGRWKGCIHDNRTGNDRVGYFPSSLGEAIVKRAGSRAGTEPSPSQAGSSPGPSAPPEEIWVLRKPFAGGDRSGSLGSVAGGRSSGGHTLHAGSEGVKLLATVLSQKSVSESSPGDGPAKPPEGSTGAARSQLPAAHAGQVYGEQPPRKLEPASEGKSAEAVGQWLATFQLQLYAPNFISAGYDLPTISRMTPEDLTAIGVTKPGHRKKITAEISGLSIPDWLPEHKPANLAVWLSMIGLAQYYKVLVDNGYENIDFITDITWEDLQEIGITKLGHQKKLMLAVRKLAELQKAEYAKFEGGPLRRKAPQSLEVMAIESPPPPEPAPADCQSPKMTTFQDSELSGELQAAMTGPAEGGAAAAAAATTATTAEKPSNHLPPTPRASVRQEPSLGGQARHMSSSQELLGDGPPGPGSPMSRSQEYLLDEGPAPGTPPKETRPSRHGHSVKRASVPPVPGKPRQVLPPGASHFTPPQTPTKAQPGSPQALGGPHGPAPATAKVKPTPQLLPPTERPMSPRSLPQSPTHRGFAYVLPQPVESDAGPAAPGPGPVPVPAAAPPPVPTLCLPPEADAEPGRPKKRAHSLNRYAASDSEPERDELLVPAAAGPYATVQRRVGRSHSVRAPAGTDKNVNRSQSFAVRPRKKGPPPPPPKRSSSAMASANLADESAPDAETEGAGTEDGRLGVRAQRRRASDLAGSVDTGSAGSVKSIAAMLELSSIGGGGRAARRPPEGHPTPRPASPEPGRVATVLASVKHKEAIGPDGEVVNRRRTLSGPVTGLLATARRAPGESGGPADHGHFVEDGSARQRSRGPAKGEASGEGPPLARVEASATLKRRIRAKQSQQESVKFILTESDTVKRRPKAKEREAGPEPPPPLSVYQNGTGTVRRRPTSEQTGPPELPPPPPPAEPPPSDLMHLPPLPPPDTDSRKPAKPPVSPKPMLAQPVPKIQGSPTPASKKVPLPGPGSPEVKRAHGTPPPVSPKPPPPPTAPKPAKAAAGLQSGSASPSPAPSPARQPPAALAKPASTPPSLSASPAKPPSPGASALHVPAKPPRAAAAAAAATTTTTATAGPPAAPDGASPGDSARQKLEETSACLAAALQAVEEKIRQEDAQGARPSSAEEKSTGSILDDIGSMFDDLADQLDAMLE
- the TRAF7 gene encoding E3 ubiquitin-protein ligase TRAF7 isoform X1 encodes the protein MSSGKGARYNRFSGGPANLPTADVTAGTRMETTFGPAFSAVTTITKADGTSTYKQHRRTPSSSSTLAYSPRDEEDSMPPISTPRRSDSAISVRSLHSESSMSLRSTFSLPEEEEEPEPLVFAEQPSVKLCCQLCCSVFKDPVITTCGHTFCRRCALKSEKCPVDHAKLTVVVNNIAVAEQIGELFIHCRHGCRAAGAGKPAVFEVDPRGCPFTIKLSARKDHEGSCDYRPVRCPNNPSCPPLLKMNLEAHLKECEHIKCPHSKYGCTFIGNQDTYETHLETCRFEGLKEFLQQTDDRFHEMHVALAQKDQEIAFLRSMLGKLSEKIDQLEKSLELKFDVLDENQSKLSEDLMEFRRDASMLNDELSHINARLNTGILGSYDPQQIFKCKGTFVGHQGPVWCLCVYSMGDLLFSGSSDKTIKVWDTCTTYKCQKTLEGHDGIVLALCIQGCKLYSGSADCTIIVWDIQNLQKVNTIRAHDNPVCTLVSSHNMLFSGSLKAIKVWDIVGTELKLKKELTGLNHWVRALVAAQSYLYSGSYQTIKIWDIRTLDCIHVLQTSGGSVYSIAVTNHHIVCGTYENLIHVWDIESKEQVRTLTGHVGTVYALAVISTPDQTKVFSASYDRSLRVWSMDNMICTQTLLRHQGSVTALAVSRGRLFSGAVDSTVKVWTC
- the TRAF7 gene encoding E3 ubiquitin-protein ligase TRAF7 isoform X2; the encoded protein is MSSGKGARYNRFSGGPANLPTADVTAGTRMETTFGPAFSAVTTITKADGTSTYKQHRRTPSSSSTLAYSPRDEEDSMPPISTPRRSDSAISVRSLHSESSMSLRSTFSLPEEEEEPEPLVFAEQPSVKLCCQLCCSVFKDPVITTCGHTFCRRCALKSEKCPVDHAKLTVVVNNIAVAEQIGELFIHCRHGCRAAGAGKPAVFEVDPRGCPFTIKLSARKDHEGSCDYRPVRCPNNPSCPPLLKMNLEAHLKECEHIKCPHSKCTFIGNQDTYETHLETCRFEGLKEFLQQTDDRFHEMHVALAQKDQEIAFLRSMLGKLSEKIDQLEKSLELKFDVLDENQSKLSEDLMEFRRDASMLNDELSHINARLNTGILGSYDPQQIFKCKGTFVGHQGPVWCLCVYSMGDLLFSGSSDKTIKVWDTCTTYKCQKTLEGHDGIVLALCIQGCKLYSGSADCTIIVWDIQNLQKVNTIRAHDNPVCTLVSSHNMLFSGSLKAIKVWDIVGTELKLKKELTGLNHWVRALVAAQSYLYSGSYQTIKIWDIRTLDCIHVLQTSGGSVYSIAVTNHHIVCGTYENLIHVWDIESKEQVRTLTGHVGTVYALAVISTPDQTKVFSASYDRSLRVWSMDNMICTQTLLRHQGSVTALAVSRGRLFSGAVDSTVKVWTC